In one Lolium rigidum isolate FL_2022 chromosome 3, APGP_CSIRO_Lrig_0.1, whole genome shotgun sequence genomic region, the following are encoded:
- the LOC124702187 gene encoding 40S ribosomal protein S7: MYTARKKIQKDKGVEPSEIEETVAQALFDLENGNTELKSDLKDLYINTALQLDIVGNRKAVVIHVPYRLRKAFKKIHVRLVRELEKKFSGKDVVFVATRKIVRPPKKGSAVQRPRTRTLTAVHDGILEDVVYPAEIVGKRIRYRLDGAKVIKIYLDPKERNNTEYKLETFSAVYRKLCGKEVVFEYPVTESA; this comes from the exons ATGTACACCGCCAGGAAGAAGATCCAGAAGGACAAGGGCGTCGAGCCCTCCGAGATCGAGGAGACCGTCGCGCAG GCTTTGTTCGATCTGGAGAACGGCAACACCGAGCTCAAGAGCGACCTCAAGGACCTCTACATCAACACTGCTCT CCAGTTGGACATCGTTGGGAACAGGAAGGCCGTGGTCATCCATGTGCCGTACCGTCTGCGCAAGGCCTTCAAGAAGATCCATGTCAGGCTCGTCAGGGAGCTCGAGAAGAAGTTCAGCGGCAAG GATGTGGTTTTTGTCGCAACAAGAAAAATTGTGAGGCCCCCGAAGAAGGGTTCCGCTGTTCAGCGCCCTCGCACCAGAACTCTGACAGCTGTCCATGATGGTATCTTGGAGGATGTTGTGTACCCTGCTGAGATTGTGGGGAAGCGTATCAGATACCGTTTGGATGGTGCCAAGGTCATCAAG ATCTACTTGGACCCAAAGGAGCGCAACAACACTGAATACAAGCTGGAGACCTTCTCTGCAGTCTACCGCAAGCTTTGCGGAAAGGAGGTCGTCTTCGAGTACCCAGTGACCGAATCGGCTTAA